Proteins found in one Bordetella genomosp. 11 genomic segment:
- a CDS encoding GntR family transcriptional regulator: MAMDWLSAPIAQDTFAEIKNTSLGKLVRDRLLSQILAGEFEPGQALRESELVERLNVSRVPVREALRELESLGLVVSRKHSGVYVRELSDDEVRDLYQFRSILDSHAGRMASQLPAERRQALVDALEPCVRAMDEAIRDANPQAYYRENLRFHGLFIEYAGNREIARTYREVIQKLHLARLKNLSSEPHREQSNIEHKQIVQALRDSITTAHADHCARLLADHVINAHDRLSAI; the protein is encoded by the coding sequence ATGGCTATGGACTGGCTCTCGGCGCCCATCGCGCAAGACACATTCGCGGAAATCAAGAACACCTCGCTGGGCAAGCTGGTGCGCGACCGGCTTCTCAGCCAGATCCTGGCCGGCGAGTTCGAACCGGGACAAGCCCTGCGGGAATCCGAGCTGGTCGAGCGGCTGAACGTCTCCCGCGTGCCGGTGCGCGAGGCGCTGCGCGAGCTGGAAAGCCTGGGGCTGGTGGTGTCGCGCAAGCATTCCGGCGTGTACGTGCGCGAACTCTCCGACGACGAGGTACGCGATCTTTATCAATTCCGTTCGATCCTGGACAGCCATGCGGGCCGCATGGCGTCGCAGTTGCCGGCAGAGCGCCGCCAGGCGCTGGTAGACGCGCTGGAGCCTTGCGTCCGGGCCATGGACGAGGCTATCCGGGATGCGAATCCGCAGGCGTACTACCGCGAGAACCTGCGCTTTCACGGCTTGTTCATCGAGTACGCCGGCAATCGGGAGATCGCCAGGACTTACCGGGAGGTCATCCAGAAGCTGCACCTGGCGCGCCTGAAGAACCTGTCGTCCGAACCGCACCGGGAACAGTCCAACATCGAGCACAAGCAGATCGTGCAGGCCTTGCGCGATTCGATCACGACGGCGCACGCCGACCATTGCGCGCGGCTGCTCGCCGATCACGTTATCAACGCCCACGATCGCCTATCCGCCATATGA
- a CDS encoding MmgE/PrpD family protein, whose product MALNTKIDADHNAPPVTRTLAEFVVNHPSRGWSDEVDHEAHRTFMNWLGCAVGAAHHEAALAALHAVQVLKPSEQATILGRRERVDIASAALINGITSHTFDFDDTHLKTIIHPAGPVCSAVLALAELTGASGRQIIDAVVIGIDVACRIGNMVYPQHYDRGWHITGTTGGFGAAAACARLLGLSVDQTQMALGIAASQPVGLREQFGTMTKPFHPGGAARAGLMSALMAREGFTSSKRAIEAPRGFAQVASTKFDWNEITDELGKRFEISFNTYKPFACGIVIHPSIDACVQLRAKGVTPENLERIDLRVHSLVLELTGKKEPADGLQGKFSVYHGCAAGLIFGRASEDEYADDIVNRPDVVDVRRKVVATVDDAIDEASVDAVATLKDGSKVHIFVEHAIGSLQRPMSDADLEAKFSGMSDQILGADQTRDLIKACWDLGNAPDARKVAGLARAKA is encoded by the coding sequence ATGGCCCTGAACACCAAGATCGATGCCGATCACAATGCGCCGCCCGTGACCCGCACATTGGCGGAATTCGTCGTCAACCATCCTTCGCGCGGCTGGAGCGACGAGGTGGACCACGAGGCCCATCGCACTTTCATGAACTGGCTGGGCTGCGCCGTCGGCGCCGCGCACCATGAGGCCGCGCTCGCGGCCCTGCACGCGGTGCAGGTGCTCAAGCCCTCGGAGCAAGCCACCATCCTGGGCCGGCGCGAACGCGTGGACATCGCCAGCGCCGCGTTGATCAACGGCATTACGTCGCATACCTTCGACTTCGACGATACGCACCTGAAGACGATCATCCACCCCGCGGGCCCGGTGTGCTCGGCGGTGCTGGCGCTGGCGGAACTGACCGGCGCGAGCGGCCGCCAGATCATCGATGCCGTCGTCATCGGCATCGATGTGGCCTGCCGCATCGGCAACATGGTCTATCCGCAGCACTACGATCGCGGCTGGCATATCACCGGCACGACCGGCGGCTTCGGCGCGGCGGCGGCGTGCGCGCGCCTGCTCGGCCTGAGCGTGGACCAGACGCAGATGGCGTTGGGCATCGCAGCCTCGCAGCCCGTCGGCCTGCGCGAGCAGTTCGGCACCATGACCAAGCCTTTTCACCCGGGCGGCGCCGCCCGTGCCGGCCTGATGTCGGCGCTGATGGCGCGCGAGGGTTTCACGTCCAGCAAGCGCGCCATCGAGGCCCCGCGCGGTTTCGCGCAGGTCGCGTCGACCAAGTTCGACTGGAACGAGATCACCGACGAGCTCGGCAAGCGCTTCGAGATCTCGTTCAATACGTACAAGCCTTTCGCCTGCGGCATCGTCATTCATCCCAGCATCGATGCCTGCGTGCAGCTGCGCGCCAAGGGCGTCACGCCGGAGAACCTGGAGCGCATCGACCTGCGCGTGCACTCGCTGGTACTGGAACTGACCGGCAAGAAGGAACCCGCCGACGGCCTGCAGGGCAAGTTCAGCGTGTATCACGGCTGCGCGGCCGGCCTGATCTTCGGCCGGGCCTCGGAAGACGAGTACGCCGACGACATCGTCAATCGTCCCGACGTGGTGGATGTGCGCCGCAAGGTCGTCGCCACGGTGGATGACGCCATCGACGAGGCCAGCGTGGACGCGGTCGCGACGCTGAAGGACGGCAGCAAGGTCCATATCTTCGTCGAACACGCCATCGGTTCCCTGCAGCGCCCCATGAGCGACGCCGACCTGGAAGCCAAGTTCAGCGGCATGTCCGACCAGATCCTCGGCGCCGACCAGACGCGCGACCTGATCAAGGCCTGCTGGGACCTGGGCAACGCACCCGACGCCCGCAAGGTCGCTGGGCTGGCAAGGGCGAAGGCATGA
- a CDS encoding methyl-accepting chemotaxis protein: MPMRDIAFLLEASYRRVDRAMLPLLWVLFAVALGLAPQYGRWTSALAVGLPAVILPSLLIVWWPARLFTRLTVATALMVFAALHIHLMSGMTDMHFGVFVLLSLLLAYRDWRPIACAAAVIAIHHVSFNFLQQWGYGVSCFTSPGLGIVALHASYVAVQAIALGWLAWRMEKDAVTAEELARLSAHLGREDGVFDLRFGRLDMNSELASAFKATMDAVHLTMSHVRVGALAMSGASRQLMEGNGQLEERTRIQAESLQRTVASMQMLADNVHNNAASADTAAQLAVTARSVAGSGSQAVTEVANVMGEIRQEAQKISEITGLIDSIAFQTNILALNAAVEAARAGESGRGFAVVASEVRALAQRSATAAKDIRGLITASLDKTDNGARKADDAAAVMGEIVDSVERVATIVAEIGHASQTQRTGIDEVNAAVAEIDELTRQNGALVTAAAGASKTLEAQSAQLMEAIGAFRLYDSAEAALIREPARDEDEYSDASGPAAMAPLLPA; this comes from the coding sequence ATGCCAATGCGAGACATCGCTTTTCTCCTCGAAGCCTCCTACCGCCGCGTCGATCGCGCGATGCTGCCCCTGCTATGGGTGCTGTTCGCCGTCGCGCTGGGCCTGGCCCCGCAGTACGGCCGCTGGACATCGGCGCTGGCCGTCGGCCTGCCGGCGGTGATACTGCCTTCCCTGCTGATCGTATGGTGGCCGGCGCGGCTGTTCACCCGCCTGACCGTGGCGACGGCGCTGATGGTCTTCGCCGCGCTGCATATCCATCTGATGTCGGGCATGACCGACATGCACTTCGGCGTGTTCGTCCTGCTGTCGCTGCTGCTGGCGTATCGGGACTGGCGGCCCATCGCCTGTGCCGCCGCGGTGATCGCCATCCACCATGTGTCCTTCAATTTCCTCCAGCAGTGGGGCTATGGGGTCTCCTGTTTCACCAGCCCCGGGCTGGGCATCGTGGCGCTGCACGCTTCCTACGTCGCGGTGCAGGCCATCGCGCTGGGCTGGCTTGCCTGGCGCATGGAAAAGGACGCCGTCACCGCCGAGGAACTGGCGCGCCTGAGCGCCCATCTGGGCCGTGAGGACGGCGTGTTCGACCTGCGTTTCGGCAGGCTGGACATGAACAGCGAACTGGCCAGCGCCTTCAAGGCCACCATGGACGCCGTGCACCTCACCATGAGCCATGTGCGTGTCGGCGCGCTGGCCATGTCGGGCGCTTCGCGCCAGCTCATGGAGGGCAACGGACAGCTGGAAGAACGTACCCGCATCCAGGCGGAGTCCCTGCAGCGGACCGTGGCCTCCATGCAGATGCTGGCCGACAATGTCCACAATAACGCCGCGAGCGCGGATACCGCCGCGCAGCTGGCAGTGACCGCGCGCTCCGTGGCCGGATCGGGCAGCCAGGCGGTCACCGAAGTGGCCAACGTGATGGGCGAGATCCGCCAGGAGGCGCAGAAAATCTCCGAGATCACCGGCCTGATCGACAGCATCGCGTTCCAGACCAACATCCTGGCGCTGAATGCGGCGGTGGAAGCCGCGCGCGCCGGCGAAAGCGGCCGCGGCTTCGCCGTCGTGGCCTCCGAAGTGCGGGCGCTGGCCCAGCGCAGCGCGACCGCGGCCAAGGATATCCGCGGCCTGATCACCGCGTCGCTGGACAAGACGGACAACGGCGCGCGCAAGGCCGACGATGCCGCGGCGGTCATGGGCGAAATCGTCGACAGCGTCGAGCGCGTGGCGACCATCGTCGCCGAGATCGGCCATGCCAGCCAGACGCAGCGCACTGGCATCGATGAAGTGAACGCCGCCGTCGCCGAGATCGATGAACTGACCCGGCAGAACGGCGCCCTGGTGACCGCCGCCGCGGGCGCATCCAAGACCCTGGAAGCCCAGTCCGCCCAACTGATGGAGGCCATCGGCGCCTTCCGCCTGTACGACAGCGCGGAAGCGGCGCTGATCCGCGAGCCGGCGCGCGACGAGGACGAGTACAGCGACGCCTCCGGCCCGGCCGCCATGGCGCCCTTGCTGCCGGCCTGA
- a CDS encoding Bug family tripartite tricarboxylate transporter substrate binding protein encodes MIRSIARSLARAGRGAAYCMALLAGVLAAAPALARYPEQPIRFIIPFGPGGLADISMRLVAQKMGERYGEKIIVENRPGAGGIVAGTATLNAAHDGYTFIAFSNGTAISKSLFKLPYDPVKDFTPVSTVAYFDLILLTKADGPLHTLADVLAQAKKRPIVLGTINPGSTQNLSAELFKSTSGLNASVIPFKTTADVVTALIRGDVDVAFESYAAVKGIVDAGKVTPIATTGTQRSAWLPKVPTVRESGLDYDVTGWNAIFAAKGVPDEAVKVMNAQLNEVLRMPDVKQRFLDLGTEAKGSTPEEMGAILRTDIDKWGKVIQQAGIQRQ; translated from the coding sequence ATGATCCGATCGATCGCGCGATCGTTGGCGCGGGCAGGTCGCGGTGCCGCCTATTGCATGGCGCTGCTGGCTGGCGTGCTGGCCGCCGCGCCGGCCCTGGCCCGGTATCCCGAGCAACCGATACGCTTCATCATCCCTTTCGGCCCGGGCGGGCTGGCGGACATTTCGATGCGCCTGGTGGCGCAGAAGATGGGCGAGCGCTACGGCGAAAAAATCATCGTCGAGAACCGCCCCGGCGCCGGCGGCATCGTGGCCGGCACCGCGACGCTGAATGCCGCGCATGACGGCTATACCTTCATCGCGTTTTCGAACGGCACGGCGATCAGCAAGTCGCTGTTCAAGCTGCCCTACGATCCCGTGAAGGATTTCACGCCGGTGTCGACCGTCGCCTACTTCGACCTGATCCTGCTGACCAAGGCCGACGGCCCGCTGCATACGCTGGCCGATGTGCTGGCGCAAGCGAAGAAGCGGCCTATCGTCCTGGGGACCATCAATCCCGGCAGCACGCAGAACCTGTCGGCGGAATTGTTCAAATCCACGTCCGGGCTGAACGCTTCCGTCATTCCGTTCAAGACCACCGCCGACGTCGTCACGGCCCTGATACGCGGCGACGTCGATGTCGCCTTCGAGTCCTACGCGGCGGTCAAGGGTATCGTCGACGCCGGCAAAGTCACGCCCATCGCCACCACCGGTACGCAACGCTCCGCCTGGCTGCCCAAGGTGCCCACCGTCCGCGAAAGCGGCCTGGACTACGACGTGACCGGCTGGAATGCCATCTTCGCCGCCAAAGGCGTGCCGGACGAGGCGGTGAAGGTGATGAACGCCCAGCTGAACGAGGTATTGCGGATGCCCGACGTCAAGCAGCGCTTCCTGGACCTGGGTACCGAGGCCAAGGGCAGCACGCCGGAAGAGATGGGCGCGATCCTGCGAACGGACATCGACAAGTGGGGCAAGGTGATCCAGCAGGCGGGCATCCAGCGCCAATAA
- a CDS encoding D-2-hydroxyacid dehydrogenase family protein yields MSGKQKIVVLDDWENALRERVDWKAIGARADVVLHNTMLRGDALLDALRGAQCVVLIRDRTPMPAELMQRLPDLRHILYTGTRNTKLDLKAALERGILVSHTEWGPSKASTCEMTWSLILAAARGIADLRLTPARTTWRDPARVAFLPPVLHGQRLGLIGLGQIGQRVAAVGRALGMEVVTWSPNMTAARAAEHGAASVSLEDLLGTSQVVSLHLVPSPPTRQLLNRERLALMRQDSILVNTSRADLMDTDALVEALRAGRPGFGAFDVFDAEPLPGGHPLLGLENVLLTPHYGFVAEPVFQEFARGVRRNLDAWLAGEPVPNTLKE; encoded by the coding sequence ATGAGCGGTAAACAGAAGATCGTCGTCCTGGACGACTGGGAAAACGCCCTGCGCGAGCGCGTCGACTGGAAGGCGATAGGCGCAAGGGCGGATGTCGTGCTGCACAACACGATGCTGCGCGGCGATGCCCTGCTGGATGCCTTGCGCGGCGCGCAGTGCGTGGTGCTGATCCGCGACCGCACGCCGATGCCGGCCGAACTGATGCAGCGGCTGCCCGACCTGCGGCATATCCTGTACACCGGCACGCGCAATACCAAGCTGGACCTGAAGGCGGCGCTTGAACGGGGCATTCTGGTCAGTCATACGGAGTGGGGGCCTTCCAAGGCCAGCACCTGCGAGATGACCTGGTCGCTGATCCTGGCCGCCGCGCGGGGTATCGCCGACCTGAGGCTGACGCCGGCGCGCACGACGTGGCGCGATCCCGCGCGCGTGGCCTTCCTGCCGCCGGTGCTGCATGGCCAGCGGCTGGGCCTTATCGGCCTGGGCCAGATCGGCCAGCGGGTGGCGGCCGTGGGCCGGGCCCTGGGCATGGAAGTCGTCACCTGGAGCCCGAACATGACGGCCGCCCGCGCGGCCGAACACGGGGCGGCGTCGGTCAGCCTGGAGGACCTGCTCGGTACCTCGCAGGTCGTCAGCCTGCACCTGGTGCCTTCCCCTCCCACGCGGCAGTTGCTGAACCGCGAGCGCCTGGCCCTGATGCGGCAGGACAGCATCCTGGTCAATACCTCGCGCGCCGACCTGATGGACACCGATGCGCTGGTGGAGGCCCTGCGCGCCGGCCGCCCGGGGTTCGGGGCGTTCGACGTGTTCGACGCCGAGCCGCTGCCCGGGGGGCATCCGCTGCTGGGATTGGAGAATGTGCTGCTGACCCCGCATTACGGCTTCGTCGCCGAGCCTGTATTCCAGGAGTTCGCGCGCGGCGTGCGGCGCAATCTGGATGCCTGGCTGGCCGGCGAGCCGGTGCCCAACACCCTGAAGGAATAG
- a CDS encoding Bug family tripartite tricarboxylate transporter substrate binding protein, which produces MNRRSFLLGAGATALSLPYASFGASKYPDHPITYIVPVAPGGGSDYVGRATTSAWGKELDATFVVENQSGGGGVIACQKTMRSKPDGYTLMQGYVATLGTSPATRKVPYDPIKDFTAVGMIGGTPNVLVVNAKLPIHNLKEFIAYAKAHNNMNYGSAGAGSLTHLLMELLQQQAGTKMVHIAYKGIAPAFTDLLGQQTQAMFPGLAAAVPHLRSGAVRAIALTGEQRNPAFPDVPTFKELGMTGFDDVLQWYGVSGPAGMDSGIVQTLNTALNKVLKDPALTKQLDTEAIIPMPMSPAQFAAYVSKDFDRWSKLAKAQHISLDA; this is translated from the coding sequence GTGAATCGTCGTTCCTTCCTGCTCGGCGCCGGCGCTACCGCCCTTAGCCTGCCCTACGCCTCTTTCGGCGCATCGAAGTACCCCGACCACCCGATCACCTACATCGTGCCCGTGGCGCCCGGCGGCGGCAGCGATTACGTGGGACGTGCCACGACCAGCGCGTGGGGCAAGGAACTGGACGCGACCTTCGTGGTGGAAAACCAGAGCGGCGGGGGCGGCGTGATCGCCTGCCAGAAGACCATGCGTTCGAAGCCCGATGGCTACACGCTGATGCAGGGCTATGTCGCGACCCTGGGCACCAGCCCGGCCACGCGCAAGGTGCCCTATGACCCGATCAAGGATTTCACGGCCGTCGGCATGATAGGCGGCACGCCCAACGTGCTGGTCGTGAATGCCAAGCTGCCGATCCACAACCTGAAGGAGTTCATCGCCTACGCCAAGGCGCATAACAATATGAACTACGGGTCGGCCGGCGCCGGTTCGCTGACGCATTTGCTGATGGAGCTGCTGCAGCAGCAGGCCGGCACGAAGATGGTGCATATCGCCTACAAGGGCATCGCGCCCGCCTTTACCGACCTGCTCGGCCAGCAGACCCAGGCGATGTTCCCCGGCCTGGCCGCCGCGGTTCCGCACCTGCGCTCCGGCGCCGTGCGCGCCATCGCGTTGACAGGCGAACAGCGCAATCCCGCCTTTCCCGATGTCCCGACGTTCAAGGAATTGGGCATGACGGGCTTTGACGACGTGCTTCAGTGGTATGGGGTGTCCGGCCCGGCCGGCATGGATTCCGGTATCGTGCAAACCCTGAATACCGCGCTGAACAAGGTCCTGAAGGACCCCGCGCTGACGAAGCAGCTGGACACCGAAGCCATCATCCCCATGCCGATGTCGCCGGCGCAGTTCGCCGCCTATGTCAGCAAGGATTTCGACCGCTGGTCCAAGCTGGCCAAGGCGCAGCACATCAGCCTGGATGCATGA
- a CDS encoding LysR family transcriptional regulator: MQIDFLGMQAFLAIVEQGGFQQAAAHLCLSQTAVSHRIRKLESSLGVSLLARTTRDVTLTDAGRALLPRVRAAMREFELSYDALRQHSRTAPQWLAFGCLPTLAAHRIAPALARFRDLHPAIAVRVFDNSIQEIAELTHAETTVFGISVVAANPHNLAVEPFADEPFVLVCPADHRLAGRRAVQWDDLKGETLIRISLPAGNSTAIDDALGERRLTLRWAYETQHTAVALDFVRAGLGLTAVPALSVAQADGLVTRPLLQPSIARRLAVLTRRGAVLSGPAQTLRDLLVDALRAGLPRAEDERGE; encoded by the coding sequence ATGCAAATCGACTTTCTCGGCATGCAGGCGTTCCTGGCCATCGTGGAGCAGGGCGGCTTCCAGCAGGCAGCCGCCCATCTGTGCCTGTCCCAGACCGCCGTCAGCCATCGTATCCGCAAGCTGGAGTCCAGCCTGGGCGTGAGCCTGCTGGCCCGCACGACCCGCGACGTCACCTTGACGGACGCGGGTCGCGCGCTCTTGCCGCGCGTGCGCGCCGCCATGCGCGAATTCGAGCTTTCCTACGATGCCTTGCGGCAGCACAGCCGTACGGCGCCGCAATGGCTGGCCTTCGGATGCCTGCCCACGCTGGCCGCGCATCGCATCGCGCCGGCGCTGGCGCGCTTTCGCGATCTGCATCCGGCGATCGCCGTGCGCGTGTTCGACAATTCCATCCAGGAGATCGCCGAACTGACCCACGCCGAAACCACGGTATTCGGCATTTCGGTGGTCGCGGCGAATCCCCATAACCTGGCCGTCGAACCCTTCGCGGATGAGCCTTTCGTCCTCGTCTGTCCGGCCGATCACCGGCTGGCGGGCCGGCGCGCGGTGCAATGGGATGACTTGAAGGGCGAGACCCTGATCCGCATCAGCCTGCCCGCGGGCAACAGCACGGCGATCGACGACGCCCTGGGCGAGCGGCGGTTGACGCTGCGCTGGGCCTACGAAACGCAGCATACGGCGGTCGCGCTGGACTTCGTGCGCGCGGGCCTGGGGCTGACCGCGGTGCCGGCGCTTTCGGTGGCGCAGGCCGACGGCCTGGTGACACGCCCATTGCTGCAGCCCAGCATCGCGCGCCGCCTGGCGGTGCTGACGCGCCGCGGCGCCGTGCTGTCCGGGCCGGCCCAGACGCTGCGCGACCTGCTGGTCGATGCGCTGCGCGCGGGATTGCCGCGCGCGGAAGATGAACGCGGCGAATAA